In one Bos mutus isolate GX-2022 chromosome 19, NWIPB_WYAK_1.1, whole genome shotgun sequence genomic region, the following are encoded:
- the NAA38 gene encoding N-alpha-acetyltransferase 38, NatC auxiliary subunit, producing the protein MAGAGPTMLLREENGCCSRRQSSSSAGDSDGEREEDSPAARARQQLEALLNKTMRIRMTDGRTLVGCFLCTDRDCNVILGSAQEFLKPSDSFSAGEPRVLGLAMVPGHHIVSIEVQRESLAGPPYL; encoded by the exons ATGGCCGGAGCTGGACCAACGATGCTGCTACGAGAGGAAAATGGCTGTTGCAGCCGGCGTCAAAGCAGCTCCAGCGCCGGG GACTCTGACGGGGAGCGCGAGGAGGACTCGCCGGCTGCGCGCGCTAGGCAGCAGCTGGAGGCGCTGCTCAACAAGACTATGCGCATTCGCATGACAGATGGACGGACCCTGGTCGGTTGCTTCCTCTGCACCGACCGTGACTGCAACGTTATCCTGGGCTCGGCGCAGGAGTTCCTCAAGCCGTCGG ATTCCTTCTCTGCCGGGGAACCCCGTGTCTTGGGTCTGGCCATGGTACCTGGACACCACATCGTTTCTATTGAGGTGCAAAGAGAGAGCCTGGCGGGGCCTCCCTATCTCTGA
- the TMEM88 gene encoding transmembrane protein 88 codes for MADVPGAQRPVPGGGPEPRDPLDCWACAVLVTAQNLLVAAFNLLLLALVLGTILLPAVTMLGFGFLCHSQFLRSQAPPCTAHLRDPGFTALLVTGFLLLVPLLVLALASYRRLCLRLRLADCLVPYSRALYRRRRNPQPRPARSSPGPQVAPTSGKVWV; via the exons ATGGCGGATGTCCCCGGGGCGCAGCGACCGGTTCCCGGCGGCGGCCCAGAGCCCCGGGACCCCCTGGACTGCTGGGCCTGTGCTGTGCTGGTCACGGCCCAGAATCTCCTGGTGGCCGCCTTCAACCTTCTCCTGCTGGCGCTGGTGCTGGGGACCATCCTGCTGCCCGCTGTCACCATGCTAGGCTTTGGCTTTCTCTGCCACTCCCAG TTCCTTCGCTCCCAGGCACCCCCTTGCACCGCGCACCTGCGGGACCCGGGCTTCACAGCCCTGCTGGTCACCGGATTCCTGCTCCTCGTGCCGCTGCTCGTGCTTGCCCTGGCCAGCTACCGCCGCCTCTGCCTGCGCCTCCGCCTGGCCGATTGCCTCGTGCCTTACAGCCGAGCCCTCTACCGGCGCCGGCGCAACCCGCAGCCGCGGCCAGCCCGGTCCTCACCAGGGCCCCAGGTTGCTCCAACCTCAGGAAAGGTCTGGGTCTGA
- the CYB5D1 gene encoding cytochrome b5 domain-containing protein 1: MPSRGLVAGPNFEYFQRRYFTPAEVAQHNQPEDLWVSYLGNVYNLTPLAQEYKGDLLLKPIVEVAGQDISHWFDPKTRDIRKHIDPLTGSLRYRTPRGRFLHVPPQLPRSDWANDFGTPWWQGSRYEVGRLSSKTRNIRIINTLTSQEHTLEVGALESMWEILHRYLPYNAHAASYTWKYDGKNLNMDYTLEENGIQDQQEEFDYLNMDSTLYTPAVLLYFNDDLTEL, translated from the exons ATGCCAAGCCGGGGCCTAGTGGCCGGGCCAAACTTTGAGTATTTTCAACGTCGCTATTTCACGCCGGCCGAGGTGGCCCAACATAACCAGCCGGAAGACCTCTGGGTGTCTTACCTGGGAAACGTGTACAACCTAACCCCGTTGGCACAGGAGTACAAGG GAGACTTGCTGTTGAAACCCATCGTGGAAGTGGCGGGCCAGGATATCAGCCACTGGTTTGATCCGAAAACCAGAGAC ATCCGCAAGCACATAGATCCGCTGACCGGTTCGCTGAGATACCGCACCCCCCGGGGCCGCTTTCTGCACGTGCCGCCTCAGCTACCCCGTTCGGACTGGGCCAATGATTTCGGGACGCCTTGGTGGCAAGGGTCGCGTTATGAGGTGGGGCGGCTGTCCTCCAAGACCCGGAATATCCGCATCATTAACACGCTCACGTCGCAAGAGCACACACTGGAG GTGGGGGCCCTGGAATCGATGTGGGAAATACTACACCGCTATCTCCCCTATAATGCACATGCTGCCAGCTACACGTGGAAATATGATGGCAAGAATCTGAACATGGATTATACTCTGGAGGAGAATGGGATCCAGGATCAGCAGGAAGAATTTGATTATCTCAATATGGACAGTACACTTTACACACCTGCAGTACTGCTGTACTTCAATGATGACCTCACAGAACTATAG